A genomic segment from Sorangium aterium encodes:
- a CDS encoding vitamin K epoxide reductase family protein yields MLLNSIALLLALVLLVALAGRGNVFAVRPAGDRREGREGRDGRAGRAPLEASQASPEAPASLPSSDERQAGRARFFVTLFRLALFVAIAASAALVVEYQNAGDPAFCGVTSGCFAVRISPYSRFLGVPLPNLGLAAFTALLTASLLARARWHHVAIAAASAVGGLAAAALLGLQSLVIGAFCAWCVAVDLAAFAAAITSALVARQAWRMPARAFERAAQGGSLGVTVWGAAAAAAVGLPFLWGSHPVVPPLPPELAALQEPGKITIVAFTDFECPFCRRLHPELSKIEEPYGDRVRHVRKMVPLPIHPGALPAAKAYVCTPEDKREQAAALLYSAPPSKLTDERVASVLSPLGLSAAELAACLAAPETQAAIDADVALYGRMEARGLPTTYVGRRLVVAYNPERIRDALRREAAGDDMSLPLPWLFVALFGAAAVAVLVGGRDRSRGAADEGGAAPSSSSPERS; encoded by the coding sequence ATGCTGCTGAACTCGATCGCCCTGCTCCTCGCGCTGGTGCTCCTCGTCGCCCTCGCCGGCAGGGGCAACGTCTTCGCGGTGCGTCCGGCCGGTGACCGACGTGAAGGACGTGAAGGACGCGACGGACGGGCTGGGCGCGCGCCCTTGGAAGCGTCTCAGGCGAGCCCCGAGGCGCCTGCGTCGCTGCCCTCGAGCGACGAGCGGCAGGCTGGGCGCGCCCGGTTCTTCGTCACGCTGTTCCGGCTCGCGCTCTTCGTCGCCATCGCGGCGAGCGCGGCGCTCGTCGTCGAGTACCAGAACGCGGGCGATCCCGCGTTCTGCGGCGTCACGTCGGGGTGCTTCGCCGTCAGGATCTCGCCGTACAGCCGCTTCCTCGGCGTCCCGCTGCCGAACCTCGGCCTCGCCGCCTTCACGGCGCTCCTCACCGCCTCGCTGCTCGCGCGGGCGCGCTGGCACCACGTCGCGATCGCGGCCGCCTCGGCCGTCGGCGGCCTAGCCGCCGCGGCGCTCCTCGGGCTCCAGAGCCTCGTGATCGGCGCGTTCTGCGCGTGGTGCGTCGCGGTCGATCTCGCGGCCTTCGCCGCCGCGATCACGTCTGCCCTCGTCGCGCGGCAGGCGTGGCGCATGCCGGCCAGGGCGTTCGAGCGCGCTGCCCAGGGCGGGTCGCTGGGCGTCACGGTGTGGGGTGCGGCCGCGGCGGCCGCGGTCGGCCTGCCGTTCCTCTGGGGCAGCCACCCGGTCGTTCCGCCGCTCCCGCCGGAGCTCGCGGCGCTGCAGGAGCCGGGCAAGATCACGATCGTGGCCTTCACCGACTTCGAGTGTCCCTTCTGTCGCAGGCTGCACCCCGAGCTGAGCAAGATCGAGGAACCCTACGGCGACAGGGTGCGCCACGTGCGCAAGATGGTGCCGCTCCCGATCCACCCCGGCGCGCTCCCCGCCGCGAAGGCCTACGTCTGCACGCCCGAGGACAAGCGCGAGCAGGCCGCGGCGCTGCTCTACAGCGCGCCGCCGAGCAAGCTCACGGACGAGCGCGTCGCGTCCGTCCTCTCGCCGCTCGGCCTCTCCGCCGCCGAGCTCGCGGCTTGCCTCGCCGCGCCCGAGACCCAGGCCGCCATCGACGCGGACGTCGCGCTGTATGGGCGGATGGAGGCGCGAGGGCTCCCGACGACCTACGTCGGCCGGCGGCTCGTGGTGGCGTACAACCCCGAGCGGATCCGCGATGCGCTGCGCCGTGAGGCCGCCGGGGACGACATGAGCCTGCCGCTCCCGTGGCTCTTCGTCGCCCTCTTCGGCGCGGCCGCCGTCGCCGTGCTCGTGGGCGGAAGGGATCGCTCGCGCGGCGCGGCGGACGAGGGCGGCGCCGCGCCCTCGTCGTCCTCGCCAGAGCGATCGTGA
- the add gene encoding adenosine deaminase, producing the protein MSDHPELAGKLPLEFFRQLPKTDLHVHLDGSLRLETIIDLARGHHVNLPTYEPAELRRVMNLGQNCGSLVEYLKAFDITLRVLQTEEALHRVAYELAEDAARENVRYMEVRYSPMLHTRLGLRLTSVVEAVLSGLRTARDALGIESNVIVCGIRNISPESSLEMAELAVAYKGRGVVGFDLAGAEYDHPAKHHKAAFQLVRQNNINCTIHAGEAYGPESIAQALHVCGAHRIGHGCRLREDGDLLHYINDHRIPLECCPSSNVQTGAVRDLASHPLKLYQSLGLRVTVNTDNRLVTDTTVSHELWHCHTKMGFGLKEIKATIVAGFKSAFLPFHIKQAYLRRVTEDLERFSADGSIRPAVAPMAPGMAASHDGIELASKDGKDGRQGAPASVEEAAN; encoded by the coding sequence ATGAGTGATCACCCCGAGCTAGCCGGCAAGCTCCCCCTGGAGTTCTTCCGGCAACTACCCAAGACCGATCTGCACGTCCACCTCGACGGCTCGTTGCGCCTCGAGACGATCATCGACCTCGCCCGCGGCCACCACGTCAACCTCCCGACGTACGAGCCGGCGGAGCTGCGCCGGGTGATGAACCTGGGCCAGAACTGCGGCTCGCTCGTCGAGTACCTCAAGGCGTTCGACATCACGCTGCGCGTCCTGCAGACCGAGGAGGCCCTCCACCGCGTCGCCTACGAGCTCGCGGAGGACGCCGCGCGCGAGAACGTCCGCTACATGGAGGTCCGCTACTCGCCGATGCTGCACACCCGCCTCGGCCTGCGGCTCACGAGCGTGGTCGAGGCCGTGCTCTCCGGGCTCAGGACGGCGCGCGACGCGCTGGGCATCGAGAGCAACGTCATCGTCTGCGGCATCCGTAACATCTCGCCGGAGTCGTCGCTGGAGATGGCGGAGCTCGCGGTGGCGTATAAGGGCCGCGGCGTCGTCGGGTTCGACCTGGCCGGCGCCGAGTACGACCACCCGGCGAAGCACCACAAGGCCGCGTTCCAGCTCGTGCGGCAGAACAACATCAACTGCACAATCCACGCCGGCGAGGCGTACGGCCCCGAGTCGATCGCGCAGGCGCTCCACGTCTGCGGCGCGCACCGGATCGGCCACGGCTGTCGCCTGCGCGAGGACGGCGACCTCCTCCACTACATCAACGATCACCGCATCCCGCTCGAGTGCTGCCCGTCATCGAACGTGCAGACCGGCGCCGTCCGCGACCTCGCCTCGCACCCGCTCAAGCTCTACCAGAGCCTCGGCCTGCGCGTGACCGTCAACACCGACAACCGGCTCGTCACCGACACGACGGTGTCGCACGAGCTCTGGCACTGCCACACGAAGATGGGGTTCGGGCTGAAGGAGATCAAGGCGACCATCGTGGCCGGCTTCAAGAGCGCCTTCCTGCCGTTCCACATCAAGCAGGCCTATCTCCGCCGCGTCACCGAGGATCTCGAGCGCTTCTCTGCCGACGGCTCGATCCGCCCCGCGGTGGCGCCCATGGCTCCTGGGATGGCTGCCAGCCACGACGGGATCGAGCTCGCCTCGAAGGACGGGAAGGACGGCAGGCAGGGGGCCCCGGCCTCCGTCGAGGAGGCCGCCAACTGA
- the nadE gene encoding NAD(+) synthase has product MRLVKIGIANVNATVGAVRSNTDRCLSLARAMARDDVTLAVFPEQVIGGYAAEDLVQWPAFVASQQRELRRFAEETAQLRTVFVIGVTVGVGGDLFNAGAIVHAGRVLAFSPKEKLPTYNIFYEARTFSRGMPFMELDADGVLCGDRVYAFDFGTIAVEVCEDIWSPDGPMRRRCYAGAEIVCNISASPFRAGVTSTRREMLATRASDNQCTIAYANLVGGNDGLVFDGGGFINQNGRPMLEAPRFREGFSAAVVDLDRTTRCRREASTWRSDLEEFRRASARMVQVLRIGGETADRARLAYPAPPAGTTPFLPSAALPAISARDELLDDFYEALALGVADYYRKIGAFKSVGLALSGGRDSLLTLLVAWRAVQLIHPGLEGAALRERMRSSLHAFFMPSRYSSDATHRAAAQIADDLGVSFAVIPIEDAFPRELEAAQAMVGEGGQLTELTKQNVQARIRGGRMWNWANTSGALFLQTGNMSEKALGYTTVGGDLEGAFSVIANLPKTVVIALLERLSQRFRFQGIQQTLATTAGPELAENQSGEAELMPFEVLDACLHLYGAEKLAADEVARALPSLFPDKDPAALRAWAEKFATLFSRSIFKWVQSPIAIHLGSLDLDRERALQLPVVQRTEWKGG; this is encoded by the coding sequence ATGCGACTCGTCAAGATCGGAATCGCCAACGTCAACGCGACCGTCGGCGCCGTCCGCTCGAACACCGACCGGTGCCTCTCGCTCGCCCGCGCGATGGCGCGCGACGACGTCACCCTGGCGGTCTTCCCGGAGCAGGTGATCGGCGGCTACGCGGCCGAGGACCTCGTGCAGTGGCCGGCGTTCGTCGCGAGCCAGCAGCGCGAGCTCCGCCGGTTCGCCGAGGAGACCGCGCAGCTCCGCACCGTGTTCGTCATCGGCGTGACCGTCGGCGTGGGAGGCGACCTCTTCAACGCAGGCGCCATCGTCCACGCCGGCCGGGTGCTCGCCTTCTCCCCCAAGGAGAAGCTGCCGACCTACAACATCTTCTACGAGGCGCGGACGTTCTCGCGCGGCATGCCGTTCATGGAGCTCGACGCCGACGGCGTGCTCTGCGGCGATCGCGTCTACGCCTTCGATTTCGGGACGATCGCCGTCGAGGTGTGCGAGGACATCTGGTCGCCCGACGGCCCGATGCGGCGCCGCTGCTACGCCGGCGCCGAGATCGTCTGCAACATCTCGGCGTCGCCGTTCCGCGCCGGGGTGACGAGCACCCGCCGCGAGATGCTCGCGACCCGCGCCTCGGACAACCAGTGCACGATCGCGTACGCGAACCTGGTCGGCGGCAACGACGGGCTCGTCTTCGACGGCGGCGGGTTCATCAACCAGAACGGCCGGCCGATGCTGGAGGCGCCGCGGTTCCGCGAGGGGTTCTCCGCGGCCGTCGTCGACCTCGACCGGACCACCCGCTGCCGCCGCGAGGCGAGCACCTGGCGCAGCGATCTCGAGGAGTTCCGCCGCGCCTCCGCCCGCATGGTGCAGGTCCTCCGGATCGGCGGGGAGACCGCGGACCGCGCGCGCCTCGCCTACCCCGCCCCGCCGGCGGGCACGACGCCTTTCCTGCCCTCGGCGGCGCTGCCCGCGATCTCCGCGCGCGACGAGCTGCTCGACGATTTCTACGAGGCGCTCGCGCTCGGCGTCGCCGACTATTACCGCAAGATCGGCGCCTTCAAGAGCGTCGGCCTCGCGCTCTCGGGCGGGCGCGACTCGCTCCTCACGCTGCTCGTCGCCTGGCGCGCGGTGCAGCTCATCCACCCGGGCCTCGAGGGCGCGGCGCTGCGCGAGCGGATGAGGTCGTCGCTCCACGCGTTCTTCATGCCCTCCCGCTACTCCAGCGACGCCACGCACCGCGCCGCCGCGCAGATCGCCGACGATCTCGGGGTGTCGTTCGCGGTGATCCCGATCGAGGACGCGTTCCCCAGGGAGCTCGAGGCCGCCCAGGCGATGGTCGGCGAGGGCGGGCAGCTCACCGAGCTCACGAAGCAGAACGTGCAGGCGCGCATCCGCGGCGGGCGCATGTGGAACTGGGCGAACACGAGCGGCGCGCTGTTCCTGCAGACGGGGAACATGAGCGAGAAGGCGCTCGGCTACACAACGGTCGGCGGCGATCTCGAGGGGGCGTTCAGCGTCATCGCCAACCTGCCGAAGACGGTGGTCATCGCGCTGCTCGAGCGCCTCTCGCAGCGCTTCCGCTTCCAGGGCATCCAGCAGACGCTCGCCACAACCGCCGGGCCGGAGCTCGCCGAGAACCAGTCGGGCGAGGCCGAGCTCATGCCCTTCGAGGTCCTCGACGCGTGCCTCCACCTCTACGGCGCCGAGAAGCTCGCCGCCGACGAGGTCGCCAGGGCGCTCCCGAGCCTGTTCCCCGACAAGGACCCCGCCGCGCTGCGGGCCTGGGCCGAGAAGTTCGCGACGCTGTTCTCGAGGTCGATCTTCAAGTGGGTGCAGTCGCCCATCGCGATCCACCTCGGCTCGCTCGATCTCGACCGCGAGCGCGCGCTGCAGCTGCCCGTGGTGCAGCGGACCGAGTGGAAGGGCGGCTGA
- a CDS encoding Crp/Fnr family transcriptional regulator, with translation MAVRPSDLHAIPLFERITEDHLDDLMKAFQRQEVPSGHVLFEARSAPAHLFLLVRGEVALLDAGETRFRLSPISPIGELGALTGFRRTTTAVTTQPSEIWRIGVAELQNFFEDHGDVAYPFYNNLLNVVAGKIRRDARRLEETRANLIRTQKAMKRLLDLVLDSEETPLSKVICATLEELIEKNRRSHYMVEPAHTLKSSVRLDSGALVTVVELSDGWLRLAGLRDVAKDAHWSGVLVLPGREIPVSGTIDAVDDHGALVKLDLLIDEYAAALQDYLTRLQMLDFVV, from the coding sequence ATGGCGGTCCGCCCATCCGACCTGCACGCGATCCCCCTGTTCGAGAGAATCACGGAGGATCACCTCGATGATCTGATGAAGGCGTTCCAGCGCCAGGAGGTCCCGTCCGGCCACGTGCTCTTCGAGGCCCGGAGCGCCCCGGCGCACCTGTTCCTCCTGGTCCGGGGCGAGGTCGCGCTGCTCGACGCGGGCGAGACGCGCTTCCGCCTGAGCCCCATCTCGCCCATCGGCGAGCTTGGCGCGCTGACCGGCTTCCGGCGGACGACGACGGCGGTGACGACGCAGCCCTCGGAGATCTGGCGCATCGGCGTCGCCGAGCTCCAGAACTTCTTCGAGGACCACGGGGACGTCGCGTACCCCTTCTACAACAACCTGCTCAACGTGGTGGCGGGCAAGATCCGGCGCGACGCGCGCCGCCTCGAGGAGACCCGCGCGAACCTGATCCGCACGCAGAAGGCGATGAAGCGGCTCCTCGATCTCGTGCTCGACAGCGAGGAGACGCCGCTGAGCAAGGTCATCTGCGCGACCCTGGAGGAGCTCATCGAGAAGAACCGGCGCTCCCACTACATGGTCGAGCCGGCGCACACGCTGAAGAGCTCGGTCCGCCTGGACAGCGGCGCCCTCGTCACCGTCGTCGAGCTCTCGGACGGCTGGCTGCGCCTCGCCGGTCTGCGCGACGTCGCGAAGGACGCGCACTGGAGCGGCGTGCTCGTCCTGCCCGGGCGCGAGATCCCGGTGAGCGGGACCATCGACGCGGTCGACGATCACGGCGCGCTGGTGAAGCTCGATCTCCTGATCGACGAGTACGCCGCCGCGCTCCAGGACTACCTGACACGCCTCCAGATGCTGGATTTCGTGGTGTGA
- a CDS encoding DUF721 domain-containing protein produces MPFRDWEAAVGSRIAARARPLKLERGVLHVRAASSMWAQELSLLGDAITAQLRSRGLPVQSLRFRVGKVEPVARPPWREEVRPTPKEAPLPVEVRRELGKVADTELREAIAKAAARNLGWQEAEAGARPRNAPPPHQSAAAPAPRVPPPAPRAAQPPAPHGAARAAQPPAPRASRLSPEAAAPATPGGDAAATSPRRGARDPRSAASGTARSDRTTEPSGAGRRGRS; encoded by the coding sequence ATGCCGTTCCGCGACTGGGAAGCGGCCGTGGGGTCCCGGATCGCCGCGCGCGCGCGGCCGCTCAAGCTGGAGCGCGGCGTGCTCCACGTCCGCGCGGCGAGCTCGATGTGGGCGCAGGAGCTCTCGCTGCTCGGCGACGCCATCACCGCGCAGCTCCGGTCGCGCGGCCTCCCGGTGCAGTCGCTCCGGTTCCGCGTCGGCAAGGTGGAGCCGGTCGCGCGGCCGCCGTGGCGCGAGGAGGTCCGCCCGACCCCGAAGGAGGCGCCGCTCCCGGTCGAGGTGCGCCGAGAGCTCGGGAAGGTCGCCGATACCGAGCTGCGCGAGGCGATAGCGAAGGCCGCCGCGAGGAACCTCGGCTGGCAGGAAGCCGAGGCGGGCGCGCGCCCCCGCAACGCACCGCCGCCGCACCAGTCCGCCGCCGCGCCGGCCCCACGTGTGCCGCCGCCTGCTCCACGCGCGGCGCAGCCGCCTGCCCCACACGGGGCCGCCCGCGCGGCGCAGCCGCCGGCTCCGCGCGCCTCGCGCTTGTCACCAGAGGCCGCCGCTCCCGCGACGCCCGGCGGCGACGCGGCGGCTACTTCGCCGCGACGAGGCGCTCGAGACCCTCGATCCGCTGCATCAGGAACCGCTCGGTCGGACCGAACGACGGAGCCATCCGGCGCAGGTCGTCGAGGTAGATCCTGA
- a CDS encoding FHA domain-containing protein, whose translation MPFRLRYLAHDFELPEGPFVIGRSGDCQLSLDDPLVSRRHATLQVRSDGVALHDLESRNGVYVNGTRISGQRELTDGDRIIIGSQEMLLYGGEESRPHDAYGVEFRRATATLGAMALTEMRKMSDDPTELTSPTGDGGSKGFQSLRLLASLADKALAMGRSEEAERILQTVLIDILSRARTNVPLEMPAAELAARYAARLAGATTKGTWVNYAFELFTIARRPLPGPVVDELYTVVRRVKTLDIQPLRIYLDDLRRMAPSFGPTERFLMQRIEGLERLVAAK comes from the coding sequence ATGCCTTTCCGCCTCCGGTACTTGGCGCACGATTTCGAGCTCCCCGAAGGGCCCTTCGTGATTGGCCGGAGCGGCGACTGCCAGCTCTCGCTCGACGACCCGCTGGTGTCGCGGCGCCACGCGACGCTGCAGGTGCGCAGCGACGGCGTGGCCCTGCACGATCTCGAGAGCAGGAACGGCGTGTACGTCAACGGCACGCGCATCTCCGGCCAGCGCGAGCTGACCGACGGCGATCGCATCATCATCGGCAGCCAGGAGATGCTGCTCTACGGCGGGGAGGAGTCGCGCCCCCACGACGCCTACGGGGTCGAGTTCCGGCGCGCGACGGCGACGCTCGGCGCGATGGCGCTGACCGAGATGCGCAAGATGTCGGACGACCCGACGGAGCTCACGAGCCCGACGGGAGACGGCGGGTCCAAGGGCTTCCAGTCGCTGCGCCTGCTCGCGAGCCTCGCCGACAAGGCGCTGGCGATGGGCCGCAGCGAGGAGGCCGAGCGCATCCTGCAGACGGTGCTTATCGACATCCTGAGCCGCGCGCGGACGAACGTGCCGCTCGAGATGCCGGCCGCGGAGCTCGCCGCGCGCTACGCGGCTCGCCTCGCGGGCGCCACGACCAAGGGGACGTGGGTCAACTACGCGTTCGAGCTCTTCACGATCGCGCGCCGCCCGCTGCCCGGCCCCGTCGTCGACGAGCTCTACACCGTCGTCCGGCGCGTCAAGACGCTCGATATCCAGCCGCTCAGGATCTACCTCGACGACCTGCGCCGGATGGCTCCGTCGTTCGGTCCGACCGAGCGGTTCCTGATGCAGCGGATCGAGGGTCTCGAGCGCCTCGTCGCGGCGAAGTAG
- a CDS encoding FHA domain-containing protein, with amino-acid sequence MGIRLRYLAHDLEVPLGEFFIGRSADCQLSLDDPLVSRRHALLTVGEGGVAIEDLGSRNGVLINGARIAGRQILSDGDKIAIGGQEMFLLGAIEPSSAHSPRSAPLWTRQQNARTVDMSEMPGGEDDGATAIASRRSLPGLVPQHPDKRVHALSLIGSVADKALALGRVDEAERILQRSLTDILTKARDGGVGAVQPELVEKASMYAARLASATGRGSWINYIFELNTRLELLLPAYLVDELYSVLRKVKAVDMSILRGYAKRLRERAGERTPAERFILQRIEGLERLGALK; translated from the coding sequence ATGGGCATCCGATTGCGCTACCTCGCCCACGATCTCGAGGTGCCGCTCGGCGAGTTCTTCATCGGACGGAGCGCGGACTGCCAGCTGTCGCTGGACGACCCGCTGGTGTCGCGCAGGCACGCGCTGCTGACCGTCGGTGAGGGCGGCGTCGCGATCGAGGATCTCGGCAGCCGCAACGGCGTGCTCATCAACGGGGCTCGGATCGCGGGGCGCCAGATCCTGTCGGACGGCGACAAGATCGCGATCGGGGGGCAGGAGATGTTCCTGCTCGGGGCCATCGAGCCGAGCTCGGCGCACTCGCCGCGGAGCGCGCCGCTCTGGACGAGGCAGCAGAACGCGCGCACGGTCGACATGAGCGAGATGCCCGGGGGCGAGGACGACGGCGCGACGGCCATCGCCTCCCGGAGGTCGCTCCCCGGGCTCGTCCCGCAGCACCCCGACAAGCGCGTGCACGCGCTCAGCCTCATCGGCAGCGTCGCCGACAAGGCGCTCGCCCTGGGGCGCGTGGATGAAGCCGAGCGCATCCTCCAGCGCTCGCTCACCGACATCCTCACGAAGGCGCGGGACGGGGGCGTCGGCGCCGTGCAGCCCGAGCTGGTCGAGAAGGCAAGCATGTATGCGGCCCGCCTCGCCTCGGCGACGGGTCGCGGCTCGTGGATCAACTACATTTTCGAGCTGAATACCCGGCTCGAGCTCCTCCTCCCCGCTTACCTCGTCGATGAGCTGTATAGTGTCCTGCGCAAGGTGAAGGCCGTCGACATGTCCATTCTCCGTGGCTATGCGAAGCGGCTCCGCGAGCGCGCAGGCGAGCGTACGCCGGCGGAGCGGTTCATCCTCCAGCGTATCGAAGGGCTCGAGCGCCTCGGCGCACTGAAATAG
- the purD gene encoding phosphoribosylamine--glycine ligase: MSSAAPRRSDRRILVLGSGGREHALARAFARSPSVAEVIVAPGNAGTHAPAGAGRAPIRRVDLPSLSPAEATRLAVRERADLVVVGPEAPLCAGVADALAAEGVAVFGPSREAARLEGSKAFLKEFAARHGIPTAPFRIVRSFDEAARVIRERGAPIVVKADGLCAGKGVVVATTVDEALAAAKDMLVDRRFGDAGATVILEDAIQGEEASVHAISDGEAIFVLPAARDHKRVGEGDTGPNTGGMGAFAPSARVTPALTARVEREILRPTIDGMRVEGRPFRGVLFAGLMITPAGDPMLLEHNVRFGDPECEALMELIEGDVAELCASAAAGALAPGAARVAPGRHALTVVLAARGYPTAPVTGDVIRGLDAAAAVEGAFVNHAGTAERDGAVVTAGGRVLAVTAAGDSLAEARERAFRAAGAIDFDGKVLRRDIGVDGARAAG; the protein is encoded by the coding sequence GTGAGCTCCGCCGCCCCCCGAAGGTCAGATCGCCGCATCCTCGTGCTCGGCTCCGGGGGGCGCGAGCACGCCCTCGCGCGTGCGTTCGCCCGATCGCCCTCGGTCGCCGAGGTGATCGTGGCGCCCGGGAACGCCGGGACCCACGCGCCAGCAGGCGCCGGCCGCGCCCCGATCCGCCGCGTCGACCTCCCGTCCCTGTCGCCCGCCGAGGCGACCCGGCTCGCCGTCCGCGAGCGCGCCGACCTGGTCGTCGTCGGCCCCGAGGCGCCGCTCTGCGCCGGCGTCGCCGACGCGCTCGCCGCCGAGGGCGTCGCCGTCTTCGGACCGAGCCGCGAGGCGGCGCGCCTCGAGGGGTCGAAGGCGTTCCTCAAGGAGTTCGCCGCCCGCCACGGGATCCCGACCGCGCCGTTCCGGATCGTGCGCTCCTTCGACGAGGCGGCCCGCGTCATCCGCGAGCGCGGCGCGCCCATCGTCGTGAAGGCCGACGGGCTCTGCGCCGGCAAGGGCGTCGTCGTCGCGACGACCGTCGACGAGGCCCTCGCGGCCGCGAAGGACATGCTCGTGGATCGCCGCTTCGGCGACGCCGGCGCGACCGTGATCCTCGAGGACGCGATCCAGGGCGAGGAGGCCAGCGTGCACGCCATCAGCGACGGTGAGGCGATCTTCGTCCTGCCGGCGGCGCGCGATCACAAACGCGTCGGCGAGGGCGACACCGGGCCGAACACGGGCGGCATGGGCGCGTTCGCGCCGAGCGCCCGCGTCACCCCGGCCCTGACCGCGCGCGTCGAGCGCGAGATCCTCCGGCCGACGATCGACGGCATGCGGGTGGAGGGGAGGCCCTTCCGCGGGGTGCTGTTCGCCGGCCTGATGATCACGCCCGCCGGGGACCCCATGCTGCTCGAGCACAATGTCCGCTTCGGCGATCCCGAGTGCGAGGCGCTGATGGAGCTGATCGAGGGCGACGTCGCCGAGCTCTGCGCGTCTGCCGCGGCGGGCGCGCTCGCTCCCGGGGCGGCGCGCGTCGCCCCCGGCCGCCACGCGCTCACCGTCGTCCTCGCGGCGCGCGGCTACCCCACGGCGCCGGTGACCGGCGACGTCATCCGCGGCCTCGACGCCGCGGCCGCGGTCGAGGGCGCCTTCGTGAACCACGCGGGCACGGCCGAGCGGGACGGCGCGGTCGTGACCGCGGGGGGCCGCGTGCTCGCCGTCACCGCCGCGGGCGACTCGCTCGCTGAAGCGCGGGAGCGCGCCTTCCGCGCCGCGGGCGCCATCGACTTCGACGGCAAGGTGCTCCGCCGCGACATCGGGGTGGACGGAGCGCGCGCGGCCGGGTGA
- a CDS encoding deoxycytidylate deaminase, protein MTHRASWDEYFMRIAEVVASRATCDRKHVGAVIVRDKSILATGYNGSIRGLPHCDEEGHLIEDGHCVRTIHAEANAIIQAARNGVRIDGATVYVTASPCWGCFKMIANAGLSRVVFGEFYRDERIFRFATELGIELAPLERRETPA, encoded by the coding sequence ATGACGCATCGGGCTTCGTGGGATGAATACTTCATGCGCATCGCCGAGGTCGTCGCGTCGCGGGCGACCTGCGATCGGAAGCACGTCGGCGCGGTGATCGTGCGCGACAAGAGCATCCTCGCGACCGGGTACAACGGCTCGATCCGGGGGCTGCCTCACTGCGACGAGGAGGGGCACCTGATCGAGGACGGCCACTGCGTGCGCACGATCCACGCGGAGGCCAACGCCATCATCCAGGCCGCGCGGAACGGGGTGCGGATCGACGGCGCGACGGTCTACGTCACGGCCTCGCCTTGCTGGGGGTGCTTCAAGATGATCGCGAACGCGGGGCTCTCGCGCGTCGTCTTCGGCGAGTTCTACCGCGACGAGCGCATCTTCCGGTTCGCCACGGAGCTCGGGATCGAGCTCGCCCCGCTGGAGCGGCGCGAGACGCCCGCCTGA